The genomic region CAAACTATCTGGACCCCGGCGTCGATCCCGAGCCGGCGCAGACCCTGCGCGTGACCAATCAAGAACTTCCGGATACGTTTGTGGGAACCGTCCCCAAATCGCTGATGTGGCGTATCATGAAGCCATTCGCGAACGATCCCGGCATGCGTGCGATCAACTTCGCCAAATACCTCTCCAGTGAGAAACTGGGCCATGAGGCAAAGCACCGTCAAACCCACGCAGGTTTTGCCTTCTTGCTGGACTATGTGCCAAATTGGAAACTGACCTACATGCCGCATGGGCTGATCCAATACCAGAGCTTCGTGCCGGCCGAAAACGCGCTCGCCGTCTTCACCGAACAGCTCCGTCTGTCGCAGCGCTACGGCCTGACCCCATACCTCGGCGTCTTCAAGCGCCACCGCCCCGACGATTTCCTGATGACGCACGCCGTCGAGGGCTACTCCTTCGCGCTCGACTTCGCGCTGACCGCGACCAACCGGGGCGCCCTGACCAGCCTCGCCGCCGAAATGGACGCGCTGGTCGTGGGGGGAGGGGGCCGATTCTACTTCGCCAAAGACAGCCTCCTGCACCCGTCCACCGTGGCGCGCTTCACGGGCGAAGAGCGCATTGCGAAGTTTCAGGCGCTCAAGACGCAGTGCGACCCCGAAGATCTACTGCAAACAAACTTGTATCGGCGATTGTTTCCGAAGTAGAATTTTCTCTCAAAAGCCGTTGGTGAAAGCCAACGGCTTTTTTGACTTTCATGGTTTGTGTGCGAGGAGCGCAAATGTATGCGGTAATCGGCGTAGAGTGTCATGCGGAATATGCGGGAATTGATCCCAGAATGGCTCCGGGTATTCGTGGAGCTGATCGAGAACGAGGCCCGCATTGATGACGCTGTTGACGACTTCACCGAGTGTCCACTGGCGATAACGAGGGGTTGCCTGGGTCACCCGCGAAAACAGACGTTCGCGAAGTTCCGTTGAGAAGTAATTGCCATGTTCCTGGTCCAGAAGATATCCAGGCGCATTTTTGTCCCAAATCCAATCCAATGGGTGTCCTTCCAGGATAAACACCCGTCCGCCCGGCGCTAACACGCGCGCGACCACATCCGCCCAGGCGGCGAGATCCATCATCCAGCACAAAGCGCCCTTGCCGGTGTAGACCAAGTCGGCGGTCCCGTTGAGAACTGTGGGCGTTTGCAATAGATCAGAGCAATACCAGGCTGCCGGCGCGTCGATTGCCGCAGCTTTGCGCCGAGCCGAAGCCAATAACCCCTCGCTAATGTCCACGCCGACGACCTCAGCAGCCCCTTGCCGGAGCAGAGAAAGAGCATCCAGGCCCCCCGAGCATTGCAAGTGAATTGCTCGCCTGCACCACGGCGCGAGGTCTCCGAGTAATTGCTGTTCCGATTCCAACAGATAGTTGCCTCCAGATCTGAGGAATTCGATCACCTCAGCCTCGCAGCCCTCCCCATGGGAATACGTGTCGGCAATCTCGTCCCAGAACGCCCCTGTTTCTCTATGGATCGCGGGAATATCCATCTCGTCACTCCTTCGCGCCTGCGGTGATTTCCCGTAGGATCCGACAAATTGAGAATATCTTCTCCTCTTCCTATCGAATTGACACAGCCGAATTGTCAGGAGATCACGACAAAAAACAAAAACGCCCAGCGATCGTACATCGCCGGGCGTTTTCTCAGCAGTCGATCATTAGTATCTGTTCGCCGTCTGCGTAGCGTCTTTCGCCGGCAGCCACGGCATTGTTGGAAGAGTCGCGGGCGCTGCGAAGCAGCGTTTGTCCAGGGCGTCAAGATAGAGGTCGTTGGCTCCATCTTTTGTGACGCCTCCGTAGCTGAAGAGGATCGCGCCTTGGGCGCCGAGGGCGCGGGCGGCGTTGATCTTGGCGGCGGCCGATTCGGCGGAGATGTGCCAGGCGCCGATCCCCGCATAGGCGAACTTGTCGGCGTCATGCGCGGCTTTGACGGCGTCCGCGATCTGCTGCGCCACTTTGGGCGTGCTTGCGCCGTAGGCCATGGGCGCGACGGCGTCCAGGTAGCCCAGCTTCAGCCATGTTTTCCAATCCTGGCCGCGCACGACGCGCGCGTCCTTCCAATCCGCGAAAACCGCCGCCGACATTACGATCCATGGCTTGGCCGCCTTGACGTCCTGGGAGATGCTCCGGACGAGCTCCGTGACCTGGCGCCGGCGGAAGTCCGCAAACTGCGCTGGGAAGGCGTGTACGTACGCCAGACGGTCATGGCGGGCCTTGATGGTGAGATTGCGGTTCTGCTGCGGCGTCAGCGTGGGCGTGAGGTCCTGCTGGAAGCGCTGCATCGCGGCGCTGGAGTAATCGTAGGCGGCGCTGGGGTAGCGGATATAGTCGAGGTGGACCCCGTCGATATCGTAGTGCGTCGCCAGATCCATCACGACGTCATGGATGTGCTTACGCGCCGCCGGATTGGCGGGGCTCAGAAACGCCCCTTCGCACTCTTTGCCCTGCGACATCAAGAAGCTGCCGGCGGCGTCCCGGCAGAGCCAGTCGCGGTGGGCGTTCATGATATGATTTTTGGCGCGCGGCGGCTTGGGCGAACCCCAGACGTAACAAGAGTTCACCCAGGCGTGAACTTGCAGACCAGCCTGGTGGGCGAGGGGAAGCAGTGTTCCCAGCGGGTCGAAATCTGCGGGCGTTCCGTCCAATTCCTCGGATCGGGGCTCCAGGGCGGATTGGTAGAAGGCGTCTCCGCGCCCCCGGACCTGGACGAAGAGCGCGTTATAGTGATGGGCTCGGGCGACGTCCACGACATGCTTGATGCTCTGCGGCGATGTGAGGTTCGTTCGCACCACCCACATGCCGCGCAGTTCCTGGACGGCGGGTTTGTCCGGCGTCTGCGCGGCGGCGGGATGGACACAGCAAATCATGGAGGCGGCCAGAGCGGCCACGGGTCGGTAATTTCGCATAGGGGATAGTACTCGTTCCCTGAGAAAAGATTAGTATTTGTGCTGGGTTTGACGCAGCGACAGGGCTATTGTTCCATATATTGGTACGGAACCACAGCCCTGTGTGCGTGCGAATGCGAGAGTAATTATGATTTCTTCTGAAAAAGGAGTTCGATCGGGCTCAGCGAAGAGCCATTTGCCTCACCGTTTTGCGAGATCTGATGCGGAATATGCAGGGCGGTCGGGTCGCTCTGCGCCAGCATCATCTTCTCGATCATGACATCTTCCATTTTGCGGTAGCGCTCAAGCTCCACTTCGTCGCTGGCGATCGTGGCGTCCCGCTCCTCGATCTGCGCCGACAGAAAGTCGATATAACGCTCCATTTGCGAGAGCGCCTGACGCACTTGCGCCGGGTCGTAGCCGCCGGAGGCCACACGCGCGAATGAGAGCGTTCGCAGGTAGGCCTTGACGCCTTCGGGCGTCTCGCCCAGCACGGATCCGACCAGGGGCTGGTCGTCCGGGCTGTTCTCAAGGCGCTGAAGCATCATCCGAGCTTCGACATGCCCGGGGGCGGCGCGCAGCGCCTGCTGGAGCGCGCGCTTGGCGTCGTCCCGCCGGCCGACGGCGAGGTATGAGTTTGCAAGGTTGACGCTCAGGTCCGCCGGGGGACCAGGAGCGAATGAAAGCCGGCAAGCGTCCTCGAACGCGGTCACCGCTTCGGCGGCGTGTCCGAGGGCGTACAGCGAAGCGCCGAGGAATGCGAGCGTTTGGAACCGGACGCCTTGCGTCACGGTCCGTTCGCGGTCCCCGGCCGCATTGCGCAGCCGATCCGTCGCTTCACGCATCCGGCCTTCTCGGAAAGCGCGCAGCCCTAACTGCCAATCGGTCATAGTGCTTTACGTTGATCCTTTCCCGCTCCCGCAGCCCATCCGATCCCAAAAAGACGATCAGAAGAGCCGATCGGGGTCCGTATTCGTGTTGGTGTTCGCCAGGCGCCGCGTGGTCGACTTGATCCGCTTGAGCCGAACGGTGTCGCCGCCGCCGCTCTTGCCGATCGTCGCCATCTGCTGCTCCATATCCTGCGCCAGGTCTTTTTCGCCGAGCTTATGCAGCTGCTTGGTCGCGGCGCCGAGCTTATCCTTGGCCAGCTCGAAATCGCCGCGCTCCTGAGCGCGCTGCGCCTCGCGCTCGTACTTGTAAACCGTGAAGCGATCGACAAGATCCATCACGGGCGCATTGACCAGGGCGACTTTATCTCGGTCGCTGGTGAACTCCGCCGTCACAACGGTCTTCTCATTGCCCTTGCCGCTGCCGGTCACGGCGCTGGCGTAGGACCAGGTCAATTGGATCTCGGCCACCATATGCTGGCCCGGAGAGCTGTACGCCGGAATGAACTGCACCAGGACGCCCACGGGGGCGGCGCTGGAGACGTCGCCGATCCGCGCGCGAATCCAGTCATCTTCGGTGTAGATCTCATCGAACAAGCTCATGGACGGGCGAACCAGGAAGGCTTCCTTGACCATGGCGCCTTCGAGGCCGCGCACCGCCATGTACATATCGGTGACGGCGACCGCCTGAAGCGAGGTGACTTCGCGCTTGAGACACTCGACCAGCTCGGTCGTGTCGGCGGCGTAGTGATATTCACCGCGCGAGTTGTCGGCGATCCGGATTAAAAACTCTTCGTCAAACTCCTCGCCGATCCCGATCGTGGTGATCGCGTATCCGCGCTCCTGAACGTCGGTGACGCGCTGGAGTGTGACGGCGGGGTCCTGAACGATGCCGTCCGTAATCACGATCAGACGGTTAATGCTATACGGCGACGTGTTGCGCGCGAGCGTCTCGCCGGCCTGCGTGATGGCGTCGGCCATAAACGTTCCGGTCCCAATGTCCACGCCGAGACGCTGCTCGCGCAGGGCGTCCAGGTTTTCGAGACATCGGTTCGGAAAGGCGCTCCAGTCCTGATCGCCGAACAGCGTGTGCAGCCGGTCCGCGAAGATGACCACGGAAACGCGGTCCGACGGCGTCAGCGTATTCAGCAGCTGTTTGATGGCCTGGGTGGCGAGCGCCATGGGGGTGACGGCGGCGGCGCGCATCTCCTTAAGCGTCTGACCTTTCCAGTAGACCGCGTTGCGATTGTCGGCTGAGCCGCGCTCGATCTCATCCCGGGAGATGGCGAGCCCCATCCAGTATTCCTTTTCTTCGTCCGTGAACTGGAAGTGGTGCATCGTGGCGGAATCGTCGAGCACGATCACCAGATTCAGCGGCGGGCGATTGGCGCCTCCACTGTCTTCCACCGGCTGAATATCCAGCAGGGCGTAGTAAGGCTCTTCCAGATGCGTGGCGCTCGGAATGAATGGGTGACTAAGAGACAAGCGGACATTTAAATTACTGCTCACGAAAGCGCGTCTCCTTCGGACATTTTACAATACACTATATTTCGCCCAGATTCACGCTTTGTCGGCAAATTTCCTGCTTATTCTGCGAAAAAGTATGCCTGGACGGTAAATTCGGGCGCCATCGGCGCGTTGACTTCGTCTCCAGCCAGATGCTACAATACACTCGCAGCTCTTGGCGATCATGCCGGAGCGTCCATTGGAGGTCGGCGCGACTGGCGCTGGCGGGGAGCTAACCCCGATGAAACGCCGACCTGAGAATTCCGCCGTACGCCTGGGCAACCTGTCAACAAAAACTGTTGCGCGGTATGCCCAGGCGTTTTTTGCTGTGAGCCGCGCTATCTGTGGGACCTAATCTACGAGGAGTGATCAATCCATGCGTCGTGTAGAACGAGCGTTATTAAGTGTATCGGATAAAACCGGGTTAATCGATTTTGCCCGGGGGCTGTCGGAATTGGGCGTTGAGCTGATTTCCACCGGCGGAACGGCGAAGGCGCTGGCGGACG from Capsulimonas corticalis harbors:
- a CDS encoding glycoside hydrolase family 10 protein — its product is MRNYRPVAALAASMICCVHPAAAQTPDKPAVQELRGMWVVRTNLTSPQSIKHVVDVARAHHYNALFVQVRGRGDAFYQSALEPRSEELDGTPADFDPLGTLLPLAHQAGLQVHAWVNSCYVWGSPKPPRAKNHIMNAHRDWLCRDAAGSFLMSQGKECEGAFLSPANPAARKHIHDVVMDLATHYDIDGVHLDYIRYPSAAYDYSSAAMQRFQQDLTPTLTPQQNRNLTIKARHDRLAYVHAFPAQFADFRRRQVTELVRSISQDVKAAKPWIVMSAAVFADWKDARVVRGQDWKTWLKLGYLDAVAPMAYGASTPKVAQQIADAVKAAHDADKFAYAGIGAWHISAESAAAKINAARALGAQGAILFSYGGVTKDGANDLYLDALDKRCFAAPATLPTMPWLPAKDATQTANRY
- a CDS encoding class I SAM-dependent methyltransferase; translated protein: MDIPAIHRETGAFWDEIADTYSHGEGCEAEVIEFLRSGGNYLLESEQQLLGDLAPWCRRAIHLQCSGGLDALSLLRQGAAEVVGVDISEGLLASARRKAAAIDAPAAWYCSDLLQTPTVLNGTADLVYTGKGALCWMMDLAAWADVVARVLAPGGRVFILEGHPLDWIWDKNAPGYLLDQEHGNYFSTELRERLFSRVTQATPRYRQWTLGEVVNSVINAGLVLDQLHEYPEPFWDQFPHIPHDTLRRLPHTFALLAHKP
- a CDS encoding vWA domain-containing protein, translating into MSSNLNVRLSLSHPFIPSATHLEEPYYALLDIQPVEDSGGANRPPLNLVIVLDDSATMHHFQFTDEEKEYWMGLAISRDEIERGSADNRNAVYWKGQTLKEMRAAAVTPMALATQAIKQLLNTLTPSDRVSVVIFADRLHTLFGDQDWSAFPNRCLENLDALREQRLGVDIGTGTFMADAITQAGETLARNTSPYSINRLIVITDGIVQDPAVTLQRVTDVQERGYAITTIGIGEEFDEEFLIRIADNSRGEYHYAADTTELVECLKREVTSLQAVAVTDMYMAVRGLEGAMVKEAFLVRPSMSLFDEIYTEDDWIRARIGDVSSAAPVGVLVQFIPAYSSPGQHMVAEIQLTWSYASAVTGSGKGNEKTVVTAEFTSDRDKVALVNAPVMDLVDRFTVYKYEREAQRAQERGDFELAKDKLGAATKQLHKLGEKDLAQDMEQQMATIGKSGGGDTVRLKRIKSTTRRLANTNTNTDPDRLF
- a CDS encoding tetratricopeptide repeat protein; amino-acid sequence: MTDWQLGLRAFREGRMREATDRLRNAAGDRERTVTQGVRFQTLAFLGASLYALGHAAEAVTAFEDACRLSFAPGPPADLSVNLANSYLAVGRRDDAKRALQQALRAAPGHVEARMMLQRLENSPDDQPLVGSVLGETPEGVKAYLRTLSFARVASGGYDPAQVRQALSQMERYIDFLSAQIEERDATIASDEVELERYRKMEDVMIEKMMLAQSDPTALHIPHQISQNGEANGSSLSPIELLFQKKS